One part of the Lathamus discolor isolate bLatDis1 chromosome 23, bLatDis1.hap1, whole genome shotgun sequence genome encodes these proteins:
- the BCDIN3D gene encoding RNA 5'-monophosphate methyltransferase → MAAPMGEGSPCPEPGAAPYGNFPNYSRFHPPEGRVRLLPRGLLRSLFPASARPLLGLDVGCNSGELSVALYRHLLGLQESKGSLEEPAAGKDLNLLCCDIDPVLIERAQQCSPFPASISFAKLDIMDSSARDSFLSSYLGRFGRSTFDIGFCMSVTMWIHLNHGDRGLVEFLAFLSSVCTYLLMEPQPWKCYRAAARRLRKLGRSDFDHFRALAINGDMVERITQILTKDCAMELVCCFGSTSWDRSLLLFKSSASNPEGRSPILKKEALEQQQ, encoded by the exons ATGGCGGCGCCCATGGGCGAGGGCTCTCCCTGCCCGGAGCCGGGCGCTGCGCCCTACGGCAACTTCCCCAACTACTCCCGGTTCCACCCGCCCGAGGGCCGCGTCCGCCTCCTGCCCCGCGGCCTCCTGCGGAGCCTCTTCCCCGCCTCCGCACGCCCGCTGCTGGGGCTCGATGTGGGCTGCAACTCGGGG gaGCTAAGTGTGGCTCTGtacaggcatctccttggcctTCAGGAGAGCAAAGGCAGCCTGGAGGagcctgcagctgggaaggaTCTGAACCTGCTGTGCTGTGACATTGATCCTGTGCTGATCGAGAGGGCTCAGCAGTGCAGCCCCTTTCCTGCCTCCATATCCTTTGCCAAGCTGGACATCATGGACTCCAGTGCCAGGGACTCATTCCTGAGCTCCTACCTGGGCCGGTTTGGCCGCTCCACCTTTGACATTGGTTTTTGCATGTCTGTGACCATGTGGATCCACCTGAATCACGGCGACAGGGGCCTGGTGGAGTTCCTGGCCTTCCTCTCCTCTGTGTGCACGTACCTGCTGATGGAGCCTCAGCCCTGGAAGTGCTACAGGGCGGCTGCCCGGCGCCTGCGCAAGCTGGGCCGCAGCGACTTCGACCACTTCCGAGCCCTTGCCATCAATGGGGACATGGTGGAGAGGATCACCCAGATCCTGACCAAGGACTGCGCCATGGAGCTGGTCTGTTGCTTTGGGAGCACCTCCTGGGACAGAAGCCTCTTGCTTTTTAAATCGAGTGCCTCAAATCCTGAGGGCAGAAGTCCTATTCTGAAGAAGGAGGctttggagcagcagcagtga